From Methanococcus maripaludis, the proteins below share one genomic window:
- a CDS encoding flavodoxin family protein gives MDEKKLVIYYSLFENTEYVANLISENTGADLLKIETVTEIPKKGLSMFLELGRFLMFKKMPEIKEISLNLDEYDTIFIGTPVWAGNMAAPLKTFFSKYKFAGKKVAVFCTAGKTIGSTLENMKKELVDNELIGGTVFLDVLNHKAETENYVKEWLTTMYRSKED, from the coding sequence ATGGATGAAAAAAAACTTGTGATATACTACTCACTTTTTGAAAATACTGAGTATGTAGCAAATCTTATTTCAGAAAACACCGGGGCAGATTTGTTAAAAATTGAAACTGTAACAGAAATTCCAAAAAAAGGATTATCAATGTTTTTAGAACTTGGCAGATTTTTAATGTTTAAAAAAATGCCTGAAATAAAAGAAATATCCTTAAATCTGGACGAATACGACACAATATTTATTGGAACTCCCGTATGGGCTGGAAATATGGCCGCTCCTTTAAAGACCTTTTTTTCAAAATACAAATTCGCTGGAAAAAAAGTTGCGGTATTCTGTACTGCGGGAAAGACCATTGGAAGTACGCTTGAAAACATGAAAAAAGAGCTTGTTGATAATGAACTTATTGGTGGAACCGTATTTTTAGATGTTTTAAACCACAAGGCAGAAACTGAAAATTATGTAAAAGAATGGTTAACTACAATGTACCGTTCAAAAGAAGATTAA
- a CDS encoding NosD domain-containing protein, protein MIKKCLLFLLLLFALGGVNAVDINYDLEQSDFDSGTVSISYPGTYYLTENVNITGLNGINITGENITIEGNGFSINGSGSGTYFINVENSKNITIQNIASNGFSYGVYFHDTDSSKVENSVINSTSIAVDIANSYELTILRNTLTANSSVGTVYCIYSLDSMINTTIMENTITGTTDALTEAYGIYSYIHMINSTISENNITANSAYHSISFYVDGYIQDSTITGNNITANTNGEYSVGLWAKGYIQDSTITGNIINTDAPSNSMGICVYDDIVNTNISKNVISAISEAVDTYGIYDYGSILTSTITGNNITVNSSNKNAYGIYAYENIATNTISGNTLKGEGVTESYGIFCNDDFTNTIMANNTITLTGNKPCGLYPNSDFNNNELYGNNFTISGSQAFGIYLSGDSGNYEFYDNNITVAGEGSEAIKLSYWLSGPNSNIYRNNITSEQSYAIDIIHCQGVRFYQNNIDGLINNGTNNYFVSSENITYYYNGNPYSGVLGNYWAGYLEADTNGDGIIDTPYTENYTNDTKPLAGIWGVDLTSNAPKVDYNDGMIHITEENFTSVSPYTGGGSAYVVITTPGYYILDCDYVNDSSIYKFIVIESDNVTFDGNNHWLNKTGDYVVYSNTENMLENVTVKNLMTSSSIYITASNSNVSSNTAQYVGVYGEYNTISSNTAYDVEVSGEYNTISTNTVENRFYLAYDDGLNNSIIFNNTVNSIELIGDNNKISSNTVDYIDMEGDWEYLSNNNTISSNIITDYIYVYGDYNTLANNTVEDEIYTCGLYTIISSNTVTNSSDYAIDFDGEGEGAYATVFNNTVLASEYGIRLDDCDEDYSNISYNTVYSSEYPLIIGDEVTGCNIYLNNFIYTDTVNISGITPGETGKNSFLSPFKIEYKYNGNSYSNFLGNYWSDYSGTDADANGIGDTYYLYGCDDESDYLENDTAPLIGMWGIDLIPYTPVTTHTTRSSGGGGRSYDSDISDEIDSKVIKNFVSSATVLFGNEIDQQFAEELRERIQNAEGFKISGNAVIVGGPKANPFAREYNDQFEMPISNDYPGENKGVIQVMTIQDNSGKIVKSYTIVYIAGSDRLGTQAALEYFKTLDELPDGPIMVEWTANGPVVVE, encoded by the coding sequence TTGATAAAAAAATGTTTATTATTTTTACTACTGCTTTTCGCGCTAGGGGGCGTTAATGCAGTGGATATTAATTATGATTTAGAGCAAAGCGATTTTGATTCAGGAACTGTGAGTATTTCTTATCCTGGAACTTATTATTTAACTGAAAATGTAAATATTACTGGATTAAACGGGATAAATATCACCGGAGAAAATATTACAATAGAGGGTAATGGATTTTCAATTAACGGTTCTGGAAGTGGAACCTATTTTATAAATGTTGAAAATTCCAAAAACATTACTATTCAAAACATAGCTTCGAATGGATTTTCTTACGGTGTTTATTTCCACGACACAGATTCATCAAAAGTGGAAAATTCAGTTATAAATTCTACGAGTATTGCAGTAGATATTGCAAATTCGTATGAACTCACGATTTTGAGAAATACGCTTACAGCTAACTCTTCTGTAGGCACTGTTTACTGTATTTACAGTTTAGACAGTATGATTAACACAACCATTATGGAAAATACAATTACAGGCACTACAGACGCTTTGACGGAAGCTTATGGTATTTATTCTTATATTCATATGATAAATAGTACAATTTCAGAAAATAACATTACAGCTAATTCTGCTTATCATTCTATTAGTTTTTACGTAGATGGGTATATTCAAGATAGCACAATTACTGGAAATAATATTACTGCCAATACCAATGGAGAGTATTCAGTAGGTCTTTGGGCGAAAGGGTATATTCAAGATAGCACAATTACTGGAAATATAATTAATACGGATGCTCCATCTAATTCTATGGGCATTTGCGTATACGATGACATAGTAAATACAAATATCTCAAAAAATGTAATATCTGCGATTTCTGAAGCAGTAGATACTTATGGGATTTATGATTATGGCAGCATATTAACTAGCACAATTACTGGAAATAACATTACAGTTAACTCTTCTAATAAGAATGCTTACGGTATTTATGCTTATGAAAATATTGCAACAAACACGATTTCAGGAAATACACTCAAAGGTGAAGGTGTTACTGAATCTTACGGTATATTCTGTAACGACGATTTTACCAACACAATAATGGCTAACAATACAATAACCTTAACCGGAAATAAGCCGTGCGGGTTATACCCCAATTCAGACTTTAACAATAATGAATTATATGGTAATAATTTCACAATCTCAGGTAGCCAAGCATTTGGTATTTATCTTTCTGGCGATTCTGGAAATTATGAATTCTACGATAACAATATTACTGTAGCTGGTGAAGGTTCTGAAGCAATTAAACTTTCTTACTGGTTATCTGGACCTAACTCAAATATTTATAGAAATAACATCACATCAGAGCAATCTTACGCAATAGATATTATACACTGTCAAGGCGTTAGATTCTACCAAAACAACATTGATGGATTAATAAACAACGGAACAAACAACTATTTTGTTTCAAGTGAAAATATAACTTATTATTACAATGGAAATCCATACTCGGGCGTTCTTGGAAACTACTGGGCTGGATATTTAGAAGCTGATACGAATGGTGACGGTATAATCGATACGCCATACACAGAAAACTATACAAACGATACAAAACCACTTGCTGGAATTTGGGGTGTAGATCTTACATCAAATGCTCCAAAAGTGGATTACAATGATGGAATGATCCATATTACTGAAGAAAACTTTACAAGCGTAAGTCCTTATACTGGAGGCGGTAGTGCATACGTCGTAATTACTACCCCGGGTTACTACATACTGGACTGCGATTATGTAAACGATTCATCAATTTATAAGTTTATAGTGATTGAATCTGATAATGTAACTTTTGATGGAAACAATCACTGGTTAAATAAGACTGGAGACTACGTAGTCTATTCAAATACTGAAAACATGCTTGAAAATGTAACTGTTAAAAATTTAATGACTTCAAGCAGTATTTACATAACAGCTTCAAATTCAAATGTATCTTCAAACACTGCACAGTATGTTGGAGTTTACGGGGAGTATAACACGATTTCTTCAAACACTGCGTATGATGTTGAAGTTAGCGGAGAATATAATACGATTTCCACCAATACTGTGGAAAATAGATTTTATTTAGCATATGACGATGGATTAAATAATTCAATAATATTCAATAACACGGTAAACTCTATTGAACTAATCGGAGACAATAATAAAATCTCATCAAACACTGTAGATTATATTGATATGGAGGGCGATTGGGAGTATCTTTCGAATAATAACACAATCTCATCAAACATAATAACTGATTATATTTACGTTTACGGAGATTACAACACACTCGCCAATAACACCGTGGAAGACGAGATATACACCTGCGGATTGTATACCATAATTTCATCCAACACTGTAACAAACTCAAGCGATTATGCAATCGATTTTGATGGGGAGGGTGAAGGAGCTTACGCAACAGTCTTCAACAACACTGTTCTTGCAAGTGAATATGGTATTCGTTTAGATGATTGTGATGAAGACTATTCAAATATCTCTTACAATACGGTCTATTCATCAGAATATCCTCTAATAATTGGCGATGAAGTCACAGGATGTAATATTTACTTAAACAACTTTATCTACACAGATACAGTAAATATTTCGGGCATAACTCCTGGAGAAACTGGAAAAAACAGTTTCTTAAGTCCTTTTAAAATTGAATATAAATACAACGGAAATAGTTACAGTAATTTCCTTGGAAACTACTGGTCTGATTACAGTGGAACAGACGCAGATGCAAATGGAATCGGGGATACTTATTATCTATATGGATGTGACGATGAGAGCGACTATTTAGAAAACGATACAGCACCATTAATTGGAATGTGGGGAATTGATCTTATTCCTTACACGCCAGTAACAACCCATACAACAAGATCTTCCGGTGGCGGTGGAAGAAGTTACGATTCAGATATTTCAGATGAAATAGACTCAAAAGTTATTAAAAACTTCGTTTCAAGTGCAACAGTGCTCTTTGGAAACGAAATCGATCAGCAATTTGCTGAAGAATTAAGAGAAAGAATACAAAATGCAGAAGGATTCAAAATTTCTGGAAATGCAGTAATTGTTGGCGGACCAAAAGCAAATCCATTTGCGAGAGAATACAACGATCAGTTTGAAATGCCAATTTCAAACGACTACCCTGGAGAAAACAAAGGGGTTATTCAAGTTATGACTATTCAGGACAATTCTGGAAAAATCGTTAAAAGCTACACTATTGTATATATTGCAGGTTCAGATAGATTAGGAACACAAGCTGCTTTAGAATACTTTAAAACTTTGGATGAACTTCCAGACGGACCAATCATGGTCGAATGGACCGCAAATGGGCCAGTAGTTGTTGAATAA
- a CDS encoding MBL fold metallo-hydrolase yields the protein MELCFRGGACEVGRSCVELKTEKSTVLFDCGVKLSPEESEYPILDNLNADCVFASHAHLDHTGGIPLLIRKGMVPAIYATEVTKAISKELLRDSIKIAGAEGQDIPYDKADVNKSLNLFRKARYNHPKDFKDFEFEFFNAGHIPGSSTISLNYGGKRVVYTGDTKVSDTDLVKGADLSYTKEDIACLIVESTYGDKNQENRADAEKNFINKIKETLERGGIPLVPVFAVDRSQEILMILNKHDFGVPVYFDGLGRKITRIMLQYPKFLNHPDDLKAAFLNVIEVESKDRPKIIKEIKQNGGIIVSTAGMLEGGPIIPYIHEFMEDPKNSLIFTGYQVEETAGRKLLETGKIEIGEFDIEPKLEIASYQFSAHGEMDELREIVKKANPEVLVIQHGEEEVVNVFKDWAVLEGFNENRVFTPKIGDKINLTEFLK from the coding sequence ATGGAACTTTGTTTTAGAGGCGGTGCTTGTGAAGTTGGAAGAAGTTGCGTAGAACTCAAAACCGAAAAAAGTACAGTTTTATTTGACTGCGGGGTAAAATTATCCCCTGAAGAATCAGAATACCCGATTTTAGATAATTTAAATGCAGACTGTGTCTTTGCGTCACACGCTCACCTCGACCACACTGGCGGAATCCCCTTACTTATCCGAAAAGGTATGGTTCCTGCAATTTATGCTACAGAAGTTACAAAAGCAATATCTAAGGAATTATTAAGAGATTCCATTAAAATTGCAGGTGCAGAAGGGCAGGATATCCCCTATGATAAAGCAGATGTTAATAAATCATTAAATCTGTTTAGAAAAGCTAGATACAATCATCCAAAAGATTTCAAAGATTTTGAATTTGAATTTTTTAATGCAGGGCACATTCCTGGAAGTTCAACAATATCCTTAAATTACGGCGGAAAACGAGTAGTTTATACAGGAGACACCAAAGTAAGCGATACAGACCTTGTAAAAGGAGCGGACCTGTCATACACAAAAGAAGATATCGCTTGTTTGATTGTTGAATCAACATATGGTGATAAAAATCAGGAAAATAGGGCGGATGCAGAAAAAAATTTTATAAACAAAATAAAAGAAACTCTTGAAAGAGGTGGAATTCCACTAGTTCCTGTATTTGCGGTCGATAGAAGTCAAGAAATATTAATGATATTAAATAAACATGATTTTGGAGTTCCAGTATACTTTGACGGCCTTGGAAGGAAAATTACAAGAATAATGCTGCAGTACCCTAAATTTTTGAATCACCCCGACGATTTGAAAGCTGCCTTTTTAAATGTAATAGAAGTTGAATCAAAAGACAGGCCAAAAATAATAAAAGAAATTAAACAAAACGGTGGAATAATTGTAAGTACGGCAGGAATGCTTGAAGGAGGGCCGATAATTCCATACATACACGAATTTATGGAAGATCCAAAAAATTCATTAATATTCACAGGATATCAGGTTGAAGAAACTGCTGGAAGAAAGTTGCTTGAAACCGGAAAAATTGAAATTGGCGAATTTGATATTGAGCCAAAATTAGAAATTGCTTCATACCAATTTTCTGCACATGGTGAAATGGACGAATTAAGGGAAATTGTAAAAAAAGCAAACCCTGAAGTACTCGTAATCCAACACGGTGAAGAAGAAGTTGTAAATGTATTTAAAGATTGGGCCGTTTTAGAAGGGTTCAATGAAAATAGAGTATTTACTCCAAAAATAGGAGATAAAATAAATTTAACTGAATTTTTAAAATAA
- a CDS encoding TatD family hydrolase → MIDSHVHADTRPYEDFELMATVFDCVITHAHDPLKMRSFDVALDYFDKILGNEIAKARKNGLKMKACIGIHPRAIPPKIDYDVLKEYLKKENVVGVGEIGLEKCSKEEIEVFENQITIAREMNLPAVVHTPRTNKEAVTKNIIEVLDTMDLPIDFKKKIIIEHVTKETVPIIWENDYKLGITVQPQKLTPNDAVEILGEYCEKRFLLNSDSSSAPSDILGVPKTVLKLKMAGFDEKVITAVSHNNAADLFKIN, encoded by the coding sequence ATGATTGATTCCCACGTACACGCCGATACAAGACCTTACGAAGATTTTGAATTGATGGCAACTGTTTTTGACTGCGTTATAACGCATGCACACGATCCTTTAAAAATGAGATCGTTTGATGTTGCGCTTGACTATTTCGACAAAATATTGGGCAATGAAATAGCAAAAGCGCGAAAAAACGGTTTAAAAATGAAAGCATGTATTGGAATTCACCCAAGAGCAATTCCTCCAAAAATCGATTACGATGTTTTGAAAGAATATTTGAAAAAAGAAAATGTCGTTGGTGTTGGGGAAATCGGGCTTGAAAAATGCAGTAAAGAAGAAATTGAAGTTTTTGAAAACCAAATAACCATTGCAAGAGAAATGAACCTTCCAGCAGTAGTTCACACTCCAAGAACTAACAAAGAAGCTGTAACAAAAAATATTATTGAAGTTCTCGATACTATGGATTTACCAATCGATTTTAAGAAAAAAATAATAATAGAACACGTTACAAAAGAAACTGTGCCAATAATCTGGGAAAATGATTATAAACTTGGAATTACTGTTCAGCCTCAAAAATTAACTCCAAATGATGCAGTTGAAATACTTGGGGAGTACTGTGAAAAGAGATTTTTATTAAATAGTGATAGTTCTTCGGCACCATCAGATATACTTGGAGTTCCAAAAACTGTTTTAAAATTAAAAATGGCAGGATTTGATGAAAAGGTAATAACTGCAGTTTCACATAATAATGCAGCAGATTTATTTAAAATTAACTAA